The nucleotide window AGGAACCAGACGATAGGTATACGGGTCAACATCAAGCAGACGATCGTAAAGCTGGGCGGCGAGTGTATCAACAATCAGCCCGCTTCCCGCTTTTTGCGGGTTAAAGGTATCAACCTGGCCGCTGACGCAATAGACGAAGCCGCTATCGCGAATATCAGGAAGCGCAGCCCGCTCGGGCGCAGCAAAGGCCATGTTACTGAACAGGCCAAGTGCAAACAGGGACGATAAAACCAGACGCATAATTTTTAAGGTTTTTAGATTCGATCTGCAAAGTGTATCGCACTTACGCCTGCTTCGTAAAAATGTCTGCGGGTAAGTGCTGATATTGTCAGCGCATTTGATGCTTTTTGAGCAATGCCCTTAATTGATGGTAGGTCAGGCCCAGCAGTTCAGCCGCTCGTTTCTGGTTATATTTCGCCTGCTTCAGGCTCTGCTCAAGCAGCTGTTGTTCCTGTTCGTGCTGGAACTGCCGTAAATCGAGCGGTAACGCGGGGGCGTCGCCAGGTGTTGCTGTTGCTGACATCGGCTGAACATTGCGCTGGAAAGGGTCGAGAATAATGTTGTCCAGCTCCATTTCGCTGTTACCGTGACGGTAGACCGAACGCTCGACCACGTTTTTCAGTTCACGAATGTTCCCCGGCCAGTGGTAAGCAAGCAGCGTCTCCTGAGCATAGTCGCTGAACCCGGGAAAGAGCGGAAGGCCGAGTTCGCGACACATCTGAATCGCAAACTGTTCTGCCAGCAACATGATGTCGCTGCGTCGTTCGCGCAACGGTGGAAGCTGGACAACGTCAAACGCCAGGCGGTCGAGCAGGTCGGCGCGGAATTTATCTTCAGCGACCATTTCCGGCAGATTGGCATTGGTAGCGCAGACCAGACGAACGTTAACCTGCAGCGGCTGGCTACCGCCGACGCGTTCCAGCTCACCATACTCAATCACGCGCAGCAGTTTTTCCTGCACCAGCATGGGCGCAGTTGCCAGCTCATCCAGGAACAAGGTGCCGCCGTCTGCGCGTTCGAAACGGCCCGGGTGGCGTTTCTGTGCCCCGGTAAAAGCTCCGGCTTCATGGCCGAAGAGTTCGGTATCCAGCAGGTTTTCATTCAGCGCCGCGCAGTTAAGCGAAATGAAGGGCCCGTCCCAGCGTCCGGATAAATAGTGAAGACGGTTGGCAATTAATTCCTTACCGGTACCGCGCTCACCGATGATCAGCACTGGTTTATTAAGCGGGGCGAGGCGGGAAACCTGTTCCAGCACTTCGAGAAAACTGTTTGCCTCGCCGAGTAAATTGTCTTTGTATCCAGCCATGATGAAATTCACCAC belongs to Enterobacter cloacae and includes:
- a CDS encoding phage shock protein operon transcriptional activator — encoded protein: MAGYKDNLLGEANSFLEVLEQVSRLAPLNKPVLIIGERGTGKELIANRLHYLSGRWDGPFISLNCAALNENLLDTELFGHEAGAFTGAQKRHPGRFERADGGTLFLDELATAPMLVQEKLLRVIEYGELERVGGSQPLQVNVRLVCATNANLPEMVAEDKFRADLLDRLAFDVVQLPPLRERRSDIMLLAEQFAIQMCRELGLPLFPGFSDYAQETLLAYHWPGNIRELKNVVERSVYRHGNSEMELDNIILDPFQRNVQPMSATATPGDAPALPLDLRQFQHEQEQQLLEQSLKQAKYNQKRAAELLGLTYHQLRALLKKHQMR